One Setaria viridis chromosome 3, Setaria_viridis_v4.0, whole genome shotgun sequence DNA window includes the following coding sequences:
- the LOC117848430 gene encoding probable carboxylesterase Os04g0669600 isoform X4, protein MDEGCNLLCCFALWMLCKARDTVITAWFGISEVPITAKTVRDEKEVLKAVDYVHELLDKEIASGTSPSDIFVCGLSQGGALAIASVLLFPKTLGGCVVFSGSVPLSKSFADKVSPEARKTPVLWFHGMADGLVLFEAGHAGCAFLEELGMTCEFKAYPTLGHSMVDEELQYFQQWILSRLGISGATETARPSSSSQHKDLL, encoded by the exons ATGGATGAAGGATGCAATCTGCTTTGCTGTTTCGCCCTATGGATGCTTTGCAAGGCTC GTGATACGGTGATCACGGCTTGGTTCGGCATCTCGGAGGTTCCTATAACCGCG AAAACTGTTAGAGATGAGAAAGAAGTCCTTAAAGCTGTTGATTATGTGCATGAATTGTTAGACAAAGAAATAGCTTCCGGAACAAGTCCGTCAGACATATTTGTTTGTGGGTTGAGCCAAGGAG GTGCTCTAGCCATAGCAAGTGTTCTACTCTTCCCAAAAACTCTAGGTGGTTGTGTTGTTTTCAGTGGTTCAGTTCCACTGAGTAAATCATTCGCTGACAAGGTTTCGCCTGAAGCTAGAAAG ACACCGGTATTATGGTTTCATGGAATGGCTGATGGACTGGTACTATTTGAAGCGGGGCATGCTGGGTGTGCATTTTTGGAAGAGCTTGGCATGACCTGCGAATTCAAG GCTTATCCAACCCTTGGACATTCAATGGTTGATGAAGAGCTCCAGTATTTTCAGCAGTGGATCCTCAGTCGTCTAGGGATCTCTGGAGCAACTGAAACCGCAAGGCCATCATCGTCATCTCAGCACAAGGATCTCCTGTAG
- the LOC117848430 gene encoding probable carboxylesterase Os04g0669600 isoform X1, with product MAAAAAPPPPAGGFVLFLHGSAGSGDESRAQVAPYFAAPELASSVRLSFPTAPTVPIACYGCNLLCCFALWMLCKARKWRNYARALSLTPLLNVDASVGDTVITAWFGISEVPITAKTVRDEKEVLKAVDYVHELLDKEIASGTSPSDIFVCGLSQGGALAIASVLLFPKTLGGCVVFSGSVPLSKSFADKVSPEARKTPVLWFHGMADGLVLFEAGHAGCAFLEELGMTCEFKAYPTLGHSMVDEELQYFQQWILSRLGISGATETARPSSSSQHKDLL from the exons atggcagcggcggcggcgcctcctcccCCGGCGGGCGGCTTCGTGCTGTTCCTGCACGGCTCCGCCGGGTCGGGCGACGAGAGCCGCGCCCAGGTCGCGCCCTACTTCGCCGCGCCGGAGCTCGCCTCCTCCGTCCGACTGTCCTTCCCTACCGCGCCCACGGTCCCCATCGCCTGCTACG GATGCAATCTGCTTTGCTGTTTCGCCCTATGGATGCTTTGCAAGGCTCGTAAGTGGAGAAATTACGCGCGCGCTCTTTCTCTAACTCCGTTGCTCAATGTTGATGCTTCTGTAGGTGATACGGTGATCACGGCTTGGTTCGGCATCTCGGAGGTTCCTATAACCGCG AAAACTGTTAGAGATGAGAAAGAAGTCCTTAAAGCTGTTGATTATGTGCATGAATTGTTAGACAAAGAAATAGCTTCCGGAACAAGTCCGTCAGACATATTTGTTTGTGGGTTGAGCCAAGGAG GTGCTCTAGCCATAGCAAGTGTTCTACTCTTCCCAAAAACTCTAGGTGGTTGTGTTGTTTTCAGTGGTTCAGTTCCACTGAGTAAATCATTCGCTGACAAGGTTTCGCCTGAAGCTAGAAAG ACACCGGTATTATGGTTTCATGGAATGGCTGATGGACTGGTACTATTTGAAGCGGGGCATGCTGGGTGTGCATTTTTGGAAGAGCTTGGCATGACCTGCGAATTCAAG GCTTATCCAACCCTTGGACATTCAATGGTTGATGAAGAGCTCCAGTATTTTCAGCAGTGGATCCTCAGTCGTCTAGGGATCTCTGGAGCAACTGAAACCGCAAGGCCATCATCGTCATCTCAGCACAAGGATCTCCTGTAG
- the LOC117848430 gene encoding probable carboxylesterase Os04g0669600 isoform X3 has product MAAAAAPPPPAGGFVLFLHGSAGSGDESRAQVAPYFAAPELASSVRLSFPTAPTVPIACYGDTVITAWFGISEVPITAKTVRDEKEVLKAVDYVHELLDKEIASGTSPSDIFVCGLSQGGALAIASVLLFPKTLGGCVVFSGSVPLSKSFADKVSPEARKTPVLWFHGMADGLVLFEAGHAGCAFLEELGMTCEFKAYPTLGHSMVDEELQYFQQWILSRLGISGATETARPSSSSQHKDLL; this is encoded by the exons atggcagcggcggcggcgcctcctcccCCGGCGGGCGGCTTCGTGCTGTTCCTGCACGGCTCCGCCGGGTCGGGCGACGAGAGCCGCGCCCAGGTCGCGCCCTACTTCGCCGCGCCGGAGCTCGCCTCCTCCGTCCGACTGTCCTTCCCTACCGCGCCCACGGTCCCCATCGCCTGCTACG GTGATACGGTGATCACGGCTTGGTTCGGCATCTCGGAGGTTCCTATAACCGCG AAAACTGTTAGAGATGAGAAAGAAGTCCTTAAAGCTGTTGATTATGTGCATGAATTGTTAGACAAAGAAATAGCTTCCGGAACAAGTCCGTCAGACATATTTGTTTGTGGGTTGAGCCAAGGAG GTGCTCTAGCCATAGCAAGTGTTCTACTCTTCCCAAAAACTCTAGGTGGTTGTGTTGTTTTCAGTGGTTCAGTTCCACTGAGTAAATCATTCGCTGACAAGGTTTCGCCTGAAGCTAGAAAG ACACCGGTATTATGGTTTCATGGAATGGCTGATGGACTGGTACTATTTGAAGCGGGGCATGCTGGGTGTGCATTTTTGGAAGAGCTTGGCATGACCTGCGAATTCAAG GCTTATCCAACCCTTGGACATTCAATGGTTGATGAAGAGCTCCAGTATTTTCAGCAGTGGATCCTCAGTCGTCTAGGGATCTCTGGAGCAACTGAAACCGCAAGGCCATCATCGTCATCTCAGCACAAGGATCTCCTGTAG
- the LOC117848430 gene encoding probable carboxylesterase Os04g0669600 isoform X2, whose amino-acid sequence MAAAAAPPPPAGGFVLFLHGSAGSGDESRAQVAPYFAAPELASSVRLSFPTAPTVPIACYGCNLLCCFALWMLCKARDTVITAWFGISEVPITAKTVRDEKEVLKAVDYVHELLDKEIASGTSPSDIFVCGLSQGGALAIASVLLFPKTLGGCVVFSGSVPLSKSFADKVSPEARKTPVLWFHGMADGLVLFEAGHAGCAFLEELGMTCEFKAYPTLGHSMVDEELQYFQQWILSRLGISGATETARPSSSSQHKDLL is encoded by the exons atggcagcggcggcggcgcctcctcccCCGGCGGGCGGCTTCGTGCTGTTCCTGCACGGCTCCGCCGGGTCGGGCGACGAGAGCCGCGCCCAGGTCGCGCCCTACTTCGCCGCGCCGGAGCTCGCCTCCTCCGTCCGACTGTCCTTCCCTACCGCGCCCACGGTCCCCATCGCCTGCTACG GATGCAATCTGCTTTGCTGTTTCGCCCTATGGATGCTTTGCAAGGCTC GTGATACGGTGATCACGGCTTGGTTCGGCATCTCGGAGGTTCCTATAACCGCG AAAACTGTTAGAGATGAGAAAGAAGTCCTTAAAGCTGTTGATTATGTGCATGAATTGTTAGACAAAGAAATAGCTTCCGGAACAAGTCCGTCAGACATATTTGTTTGTGGGTTGAGCCAAGGAG GTGCTCTAGCCATAGCAAGTGTTCTACTCTTCCCAAAAACTCTAGGTGGTTGTGTTGTTTTCAGTGGTTCAGTTCCACTGAGTAAATCATTCGCTGACAAGGTTTCGCCTGAAGCTAGAAAG ACACCGGTATTATGGTTTCATGGAATGGCTGATGGACTGGTACTATTTGAAGCGGGGCATGCTGGGTGTGCATTTTTGGAAGAGCTTGGCATGACCTGCGAATTCAAG GCTTATCCAACCCTTGGACATTCAATGGTTGATGAAGAGCTCCAGTATTTTCAGCAGTGGATCCTCAGTCGTCTAGGGATCTCTGGAGCAACTGAAACCGCAAGGCCATCATCGTCATCTCAGCACAAGGATCTCCTGTAG